In the genome of Vicia villosa cultivar HV-30 ecotype Madison, WI linkage group LG7, Vvil1.0, whole genome shotgun sequence, one region contains:
- the LOC131618233 gene encoding uncharacterized protein C594.04c → MTSNQNFKNAVIAFLVPLPSIIFYLTFLNNYHSSITNPNNSSFLSSLWTWCYHHPLLFANALFFLNVNLLFWLIGQIQSSHWMIDPYWTVIPVMLVHYYATHPLAQYDWWRSKVVIFLTWVWSIRLTHNYFRREKWQWGAREDWRFTEMSQQYGKHWWWISFFAVYVSQQMFLIGLSLPLYIVHFVNKPLSILDLVAVLVCLSGVVIAYFADTQLHDFMSKNDKLKGLGKPVVPVLENGLWYYSRHPNYFGETLWWWGLVAFAWSLGHGWTFVGAFVNTLCLVYVTRLVEEKMLKQESRAEAFRLYQKTTSVWIPWFKSFPLGVKNKNA, encoded by the exons ATGACTAGTAACCAAAATTTTAAGAATGCTGTCATAGCATTCTTGGTTCCTCTTCCTTCCATAATCTTCTATCTCACCTTCCTCAACAACTACCACTCATCAATCACCAATCCAAACaactcttcttttctctcatctcTATGGACATGGTGCTATCACCACCCTCTCCTCTTCGCCAACGCCCTCTTCTTCCTCAACGTCAATCTCCTCTTCTGGCTCATTGGTCAAATCCAATCTAGTCACTGG ATGATTGATCCATATTGGACTGTGATTCCTGTGATGCTTGTTCATTACTATGCAACTCACCCTTTGGCTCAATATGATTGGTGGAGGTCAAAAGTTGTGATTTTTTTGACATGGGTTTGGAGTATTAGGCTCACTCATAATTACTTCAGACGTGAAAAGTGGCAATGGGGTGCTAGAGAAGATTGGCGTTTCACTGAGATGAGTCAACAGTATGGAAAACATTGGTGGTGGATTTCATTCTTTGCTGTTTATGTCTCACAGCAG ATGTTTTTAATTGGACTGTCACTTCCTTTATATATAGTACACTTTGTCAATAAGCCTTTGAGTATCTTGGATTTGGTGGCGGTTCTTGTTTGTTTAAGTGGCGTTGTTATAGCGTACTTTGCTGATACACAGCTTCACGACTTTATGAGTAAAAACGACAAGCTAAAAGGGCTTGGTAAGCCTGTTGTCCCTGTACTTGAAAATGGTTTATGGTATTACAGTCGGCATCCAAATTACTTTGGTGAGACACTATGGTGGTGGGGACTGGTTGCGTTTGCATGGAGCCTAGGACATGGATGGACCTTTGTTGGAGCTTTTGTTAATACATTGTGTTTGGTTTATGTTACTAGGCTTGTGGAGGAGAAGATGTTGAAACAAGAGAGTAGAGCAGAGGCGTTTAGGCTTTACCAGAAGACAACTTCTGTGTGGATACCTTGGTTCAAGTCATTTCCTTTGGGAGTTAAAAATAAGAATGCTTGA
- the LOC131616489 gene encoding uncharacterized protein LOC131616489 codes for MSARLVKRILNEQQHHFPHQLVEEEEQEENDEEEGSTAPSTINPFDLLNDNDSEPEQQGDESADETSVRVDDKVGTSSLKNSSQVSTSNPKSKKKKNKKKKSKDNAVSGKRGSEKELDLILEDLALNVNSSNEQHVTTEGKAVNAKDKSKSVKHDAVSILQVDPKHLSAENELIRIFGSKVVKSFENTNNQPSSSRQMRGVRRVRHNLKKTVLVTPANTWLPCDDSLSMQFLEIKNGYNYFRYVHSPSYSQYQKSFEAAKAINDINGIASILQHRPYHIDSLLTMAEYFKVVGEQQMSADTIARCLYALECAWHPMFTPLQGNCQLKYKHDANKPIFTALFTHMKNLDRRGCHRSALEVCKLLLSLDSDDPMGAIFCIDYFALRSNEYAWLEKFSEAYKSDTSIWLLPNFSFSLAICRFYLEREASEDASVDSKKSSSSDLMTQALMLHPSVIKKLVTKVPLKDRTWTEILKHAFFKSEQTGIPSQDHLINIYVERNYLIWRLPDLQKLLIGAAKQVIETLESNKSEIKDWSCVRKEAFSSEKNEYGHLLVSDFSDSVAAIPQENLQQFMGIPRAGEAMLGENQFAIQQGNGHAPRGVANRNALAVYFESMLPWVIYEEGGPDVNQPGDDEQDNQ; via the exons GGAGATGAGTCTGCGGATGAAACATCGGTGAGAGTTGATGATAAGGTGGGGACATCCTCGTTGAAAAATTCTAGTCAGGTTTCAACATCGAATCCGaaatcaaagaaaaagaagaataagaagaagaaaagcaaGGATAATGCTGTTTCCGGTAAAAGGGGAAGTGAAAAAGAATTGGACTTGATTTTAGAAGATTTGGCTCTGAATGTGAACTCTTCAAATGAGCAACATGTGACCACTGAAGGAAAAGCAGTGAATGCTAAGGACAAGAGTAAATCTGTTAAGCATGATGCTGTCTCCATATTACAGGTCGATCCTAAACATTTGAGTGCCGAAAATGAGCTGATAAGAATATTTGGATCTAAAGTTGTGAAATCCTTTGAGAATACCAACAATCAACCAAGCAGTTCTAGGCAGATGCGAGGGGTGAGGCGAGTACGCCATAATCTTAAGAAGACTGTTCTCGTCACTCCTGCAAACACTTGGCTCCCATGTGATGATTCTTTGTCCATGCAATTTCTTGAAATAAAGAACGGATATAACTACTTTAG ATACGTGCACTCGCCATCCTATTCCCAATATCAGAAATCGTTTGAAGCTGCCAAAGCAATTAATGACATAAATGGCATCGCAAGCATATTACAGCACCGTCCGTATCATATAGATTCGCTTCTAACAATGGCAGAATATTTCAAGGTAGTGGGAGAACAACAGATGTCTGCAGATACTATTGCCAGGTGTCTATACGCTCTTGAATGTGCGTGGCATCCCATGTTTACACCACTGCAGGGTAATTGTCAATTGAAGTACAAACACGATGCAAACAAACCTATATTCACAGCTCTTTTCACTCACATGAAAAATTTGGATCGGCGCGGCTGTCATAGATCGGCTTTAGAGGTCTGCAAATTGTTGCTTTCACTAGATTCTGATGATCCCATGGGGGCTATTTTTTGCATTGACTACTTTGCTCTAAGGTCTAACGAGTATGCATGGTTGGAAAAGTTTTCGGAAGCTTATAAAAGCGACACCTCCATATGGTTGCTTCCAAATTTCTCTTTTTCCCTTGCCATTTGTCGGTTTTACCTTGAGCGTGAGGCATCCGAAGATGCTAGTGTTGATTCTAAAAAGTCTTCTTCATCTGATCTTATGACACAAGCATTGATGCTTCATCCTTCAGTTATAAAGAAGCTAGTAACAAAAGTACCGTTGAAAGATCGTACGTGGACAGAGATTCTCAAGCATGCCTTTTTCAAATCAGAGCAAACAGGAATTCCATCTCAAGATCACTTGATCAATATATATGTTGAGAGAAATTATCTTATTTGGAGGCTTCCTGATCTGCAAAAACTTCTAATTGGTGCTGCAAAACAAGTCATTGAAACACTAGAAAGTAATAAAAGTGAAATTAAGGACTGGTCTTGTGTCAGAAAAGAAGCATTTTCATCTGAGAAAAATGA GTATGGACATTTGTTGGTGTCCGATTTCTCTGATTCAGTAGCAGCAATTCCACAAGAAAATCTGCAACAATTTATGGGCATTCCAAGGGCGGGGGAGGCTATGCTGGGCGAAAACCAATTTGCTATTCAGCAGGGCAATGGCCATGCTCCTCGCGGCGTTGCAAACAGGAATGCATTAGCTGTTTATTTTGAGTCGATGCTGCCGTGGGTTATTTACGAGGAGGGTGGACCTGATGTTAATCAACctggtgatgatgaacaagacaATCAGTGA